The genomic segment CCGTGGCGCCGGTCTTGGCCGACCCTGATGGAGCAGCGGTCGATCGCGGCAAGCCAGGGCCGAGTGCCTGATCCGACGATGAACCTGCCCGAAGATTCATTCCTATCGCATCTCGTCGAACTGCGTGACCGCCTGATCCGTTCCCTGCTGGCGATCGGGATCGTCTTCCTCTGTCTCGCCCCCTGGGCGCAGGACATCTACGCGCTCCTTGCGCATCCCTTGCTGGCCAAGCTGCCGCAAGGCGGCCAGATGATCGCCACGGACGTCATCGGCGTCTTTCTGGTGCCGATGAAGGTGGCGCTGATGGTCGCCTTCCTGATCGCGCTGCCCTACGTACTCTATCAGATCTGGGCTTTCGTCGCGCCCGGGCTCTATGCGCACGAGAAGCGACTGGCATTGCCGCTGGTCGGCGCCAGCATCGTGCTCTTCTTCGTCGGCATGGCCTTCGCCTACTTTCTCGTATTTCCGACGGTATTCGGTTTCATGGCGTCGGTGCAGCCCGAGGGTGTTGCCTGGATGACCGACATCGAGAAGTACCTCGCCTTCGTCCTCACCACGTTCATTGCCTTCGGCGTGACTTTTCAGGTGCCGGTGGCGGTGCTCGTTCTGGTGCAAGCCGGTATCGTCGACGTCGAAAAGCTCAGGGAATGGCGTCCGTACGTCATCGTCGGCGCCTTCGTCATCGGCGCCATTTTCACGCCGCCGGACGTCATCTCGCAGTTGATGATGGCGGTCCCGCTCTGCCTCCTCTTCGAACTGGGCCTGCTGCTTGCACGCTTTCTGCACCGCCGGCCCGCGCCCACGGCGAGTGACGACGGTTCCGCGGCAACGGCAGTCAGGCACGAGAGCGGCGAGTGGAAGCCGGCGTCCAGTACCGAGATGGACGCGGTCAGCGGGGACACCGACCGACAGCAGGCCGAACGCAAGCCGAATGCCTGATCCCGCGCGGCTGCCGACAGAGCCCGCGGGTCAGGTCGGCGGCCGGGACTCAGCTCCGGCAATCGTCTGGCGATGGCCGACCGGAGCGCCTTCGGCAAACAGCCACAGGCTGCCGCTGGGCATCGTCGTCCAGGACTCGTTGTCGGTCAGCGGCACCGTGGCAATCACCGCCACTCGATCGTCGGGAGTCGTGACGGCACTGAAGTCGATGCTCAGATCCTGGTCACGAAGATGGGCGACGGCAAAGGGTGCCTGGCGAACGATGAAACTCAGTTGCGTCGAACAGTGGGCGAAGAGACAGTCGCCATTCGACAGAAGATAGTTGCAGGCACCACGCGCCCCGAGATCCAGCGTCAGGTGATGCAGCTCGTCGAACAGCTCAGCCTGGCCGGGCGCAGATCTGCCGAAGCGCCGCCGCAGTTGTTGCAGCAACCAGCAGAAGGCGCGTTCACTGTCGGTCTGACCGACGGGAGTGTAGCTGCCGTCGAGAGTGGGGGCAAAGTCGGGCAGGTTGCCGTTGTGGGCGAAGATCCAGTAGCGTCCCCAGAGTTCGCGCATGAAGGGGTGCGTGTTCTCGAGCGCGACGATTCCCTGCGTCGCCTTGCGAATGTGGGCGATGACGTTCTTCGAGTGGATCGGGTAGCTGCGTACGAGTTCGGCGACCGGCGACACGGCTGAAGGCTGCGGATCGAGGAAGAAGCGCATGCCGCGCCCCTCGAAGAAGGCAATGCCCCAGCCATCGGCATGCACGTCGGTGGCGCCACCACGCGCCTGGAAACCGGCAAAGGAGAAGCAGATGTCCGTCGGCACGTTGCAGTTCATCGCCAGCAGCTGACACATCGCCAGCCTCTACTCGCGTTCGCGGCGCTGCGGCGTGCGCTTGCCGATGCGGATGCTGGCATCGACGACGCCATTCTGGCGGCGCAGCCTGAACGCCACGGTTTCACCCGGCTTCTGACTGGCGATCAGGTCGAGCATGCCCTGTGGATCCTTCACCGGGCGGCCATCGACCGTGAGCAGGATGTCGCCCGGCTTGATGCCGCCGACGTCGGCCGGGCTGCCGCGCAGAACACCGGCAATCAGTGCGCCACTCGTATCCGGCAGGCCGAAGGATTCCGCCAGGTCGACGGTGATCTCCTGCGCCTCGACGCCGATCCAGCCACGCGTCACACTGCCGGTGGCGATGATCTGCTCCATCACGTTGCGCGCGAGAGAGATCGGAATCGCGAAACCGATACCCAGAGAGCCTCCGGAGCGCGAATAGATGGCCGTGTTGATGCCGATCAGGTTGCCCTGGCTGTCGACGAGCGCGCCACCCGAGTTGCCGGGATTGATCGCAGCATCGGTCTGGATGAAGTTCTCGAAAGTGTTGATGCCAAGATGCGAGCGCCCGAGGGCCGAGATGATTCCCATCGTCACCGTCTGGCCAACACCGAACGGATTGCCGATCGCCAGCGCGACATCGCCGACGGCAATATCGTCCATTCTGCCAAGAGTGATCGCCGGCAGCGCCAGATCCTTGCCATTCAGCTCGATGATCTGCAGGACCGCCAGATCGGACTCCGGATCGCTGCCGACCAGCCGGGCATCCAGGTTGCGCCCGTCACTGAGGGCGATCTCGATCTGATCGGCACCCTCCACGACATGGAAATTCGTGAGAACATAGCCGCTCGAACTGACGATGACGCCGGAACCGAGACCTGCGGTCTTTGGCGCTTCGCCGTCGCCGCCATCGCCGAAGAAATGCCTGAAGACCGGATCATTGAGCAGCGGGTTGCGGCGGGCGCTGACCTTCTGCGAAGTAAAGATGTGAACGACCGACGGCAGCGCCTTGTCGGCCGCCTCGCGATAGGAGGCGTATCTGGCGGGTGCGGCGGGCGCCGCCGCTTCACGCAGGGCGACGACACTGGTTCCGACCGGTGCCCACCGGCCAAGCCAGTCGGGCTTCAGTGTGCTGACGACGAAGAGGACGGCAAGACCAACCGTCACCGTTTGTGCAAAAATCAGCCAGAGCCTGCGCATGGGCGAAAAACCGGAGCCTTGGGATGAAACGCGAAGAATTGACCCGCTACCTGGAGGATCTGCTCGAGCCGGGACGCTTCCGGGATTATTGCCCAAACGGCCTGCAAGTGGAAGGACGCCCGGAGGTCAGCCGCCTGGTCGCCGGTGTCAGCGCCACGCAGCGACTGCTCGACACCGCCGTCGAGCATGCCGCTGACACCATCCTGGTGCATCATGGCTGGTTCTGGCGCGGTGAGGACGGCCGCGTCACGGGCATCCGCAAGACCCGTCTGCAGACGCTGCTGTGCCATGACATCAACCTCTATGCCTTCCACCTGCCGCTCGACAGCCACCCCGAGCTGGGCAACAACGTACAGCTTGCCCGGCTCCTCGATTGGACTCCCGACGGTCGCTTCGGAGAGCAGGATCTCGGCTGGATCGGACACCTGACGGCGCCCTTGCCAGCCCGGGAGCTTGCCGAGCGCGTCGCGCTCACCCTGCAGCGGCCGCCCCTGCTCCTCGGCGACGGCGAACGGCTGGTGCGTCGCGTCGCCTGGTGCTCCGGCGGGGCGCAGGGGATGTTCGAACAGGCGATCGCGCGGGGCGTCGATCTCTATCTGACTGGCGAAGCATCGGAGTCGAGCACGCATCTCGCACGCGAATCGGGGGTCGCCTACCTCGCCGCCGGCCACCATGCGAGTGAGCGTTACGGCATCATGGCACTCGCCGCACACCTCGCCGAGTGTTTCAATCTCGACTGCCGCTTCGTGGACGTCGACAATCCTGTCTGAATCCGCCGAGGAACCACCATGACCTATGTCTTCTCTCCCCCGCCACGGGTCACCCTGCCGGTGACCGGCAACAATGCCCTGTTTCCGGTGCGGCGTGTCTATTGCGTCGGGCGTAACTACGCCGACCACGCCGTCGAGATGGGCGCCGACAGCCGGGAACCGCCGTTCTTCTTCAGCAAGCCGCCGGATGCGCTGGTTGCCGGCGGCGGCGACGTACCCTATCCACCGCTGACCGGCAACCTGCAACACGAAGTGGAACTGGTCGTCGCTCTCGCTGCCGGTGGTGCGCAAATCCCGGTGTCGCGCGCACTGGACTGCGTCTTCGGTTATGCCGTCGGGCTCGACCTGACGCGCCGCGATGTGCAGCAGCGGGCGAAGGACAAAGGTCATCCCTGGGATATGGCCAAGGGCTTCGACCACAGTGCGCCGATCGGCGCCATCGCTCCACTGACTGCCTGCGGCCATCCGGCACAGGGTGCGATCCAGCTGCGGGTCAACGGGCGGATGCGGCAGAATGGCGACCTTGGCCAGATGTCATGGAAGGTGGCCGAGGTCATCGCCAATCTGTCGACCCATGTCCGCCTCGAAGCGGGCGATCTGATCTTCACCGGGACCCCGGCCGGCGTATCCACAGTATCCCGCGGCGACCTGCTCGAGGCCGTGGTGGCCGGAGTTGGCGAGTTGACGGTCAGACTGGTCTGAAGCAACACGCGTTCTGCGAACGCTGCCGCGACCACCACCACCTGGAGGAATGCTCATGATCTTCAGCCGCATCTGCCGCCTGCCAAGTCGCCGCCTCACCCATCCGGGCGGCCACCTTGCGCTGGCGCTGGCCATCGTTGCCAGCAACGCACCCGTTCTGGCGGAGGGCATCGAACCGCCGACCAGGGGACAGACGGTCTATGTACCGATCTACTCCGAAGTCAGGCACGGCAACGTCGCCGCCACCGGCAGGACGGACATCACCTTGTTGTCGGTCCTGGTCAGTGTCCGCAACACCGATCCGCTCAACTCGATCCGCGTCGTCTCGGCCAATTACTACAACACCGATGGCGTCCTTCTGCGCAACTCGCTGCCCGCACCACGAGTGATTCCGCCGTTCGGAACCTTCGAGCTGTTCGTCGAGCAGCGCGAGAACCTCGGTGGCTCCGGTGCCAACTACGCGATCAAGTGGGACGCGACCGTGCCCGTCTCGCAGCCGACGATCGAGGCCCTGCACTCGCGGTTCCAGGCAGGATACTCGGTCGCCTTCATTTCCCGCGGCCGGGCGATTTCCGAGCCATGAGTGCCGTCGACATCGGTGCCGGTCGCCCGGGCGTGGGCTGACACGCGGACCCTCGCCATGTCGGGTGGCACACGAACGATCAGACTGGCGGCGACGCCCGAAGACCAGCGGATCGCGCAACTCGCGGCGGTGGCGATCGGCCTGTCACTGGTCGACGCGGCAATCCCGCTGCCCCTGCCGGGGGTCAAGCCCGGTCTCGCCAACATCGTCACGCTGATCGTCCTCGCTCGCCACGGCTGGGCTGCCGCCGCCTGGGTCAGCGGACTGCGGGTGCTTGCCGGCAGCCTGTTGCTCGGGCAGTTCCTTTCGCCGGGCTTCTTCATGAGTGTCAGCGGGGCTGCGTGCAGCCTGTTCGTCCTGGCGCTGGTGCATCGGCTGCCACGGCGCAGCTTTGGGCCGGTCAGCTGGAGCATCATGGCGAGCTTCGCCCACATCAGCGGCCAGTTGTTGCTGGCACGCCTGTGGCTGGTCCCGCATGACGGACTGTTCTACCTGGTACCCGTCTTTGCTTGCGCGGCGCTCGCTTTCGGCGTCATCAACGGCCTCATCGCTGCCCGCCTTCTCAGCGAACCAGCGATCCCGCAGAACGGAGCCCCCAGTGCCTGAAACCATCTGTCTCGCGTTGACCGGCGCTTCCGGCATGCCCTACGGGTTCCGGCTGCTCGAATGCCTGCTGGCGGCGAACTGCCGGGTGCAGCTGCTCTACTCGCAGGTGGCACAGATCGTCGCCCGCCAGGAACTCGGCATTGAACTGCCGGCCCGTACCAGTGAGGCGCGCAGCCTGCTGCAGGAACGCCTCTACGGCTTGCCGGGACAACTCGAGGTCTTTGGCCGCGAGGAATGGTTCGCGCCGGTCGCCAGTGGCTCGAACCCACCGGATGCGATGGTCGTCTGCCCTTGTTCGATGGGGACACTGGCGGCGATCGCGCAGGGGCTGGCCAACAAGCTGATCGAACGGGCTGCCGACGTCGTCCTCAAGGAAGGCCGCAAGCTGATCCTCGTGCCGCGCGAGACGCCGTTGTCGACCATTCATCTCGAGAACATGCTGCGACTGGCGCGCGCCGGCGCCGTCATCCTGCCTCCCTGTCCCGGCTGGTATCACCAACCGCGGCAGGTCGCGGACCTGGTCGACTTCGTCGTCGCCCGCATCCTGGATCAGTTGCAGGTCTCCCACTCGCTGCTCCCCCGCTGGGGCGATCCGGGGCCGGAGCGGTGAGTTCGTCGCGGATCATGCGGACCTGATGTCAGGAGTCCGCTCGTCGACGCTGCTGGTGCTGGTGTTCTGCACTGCCGAGATCCTTTCGATGGCCGGCTTCGCGCTTGTGCCATCGCTGCTGCCACGCCTGTCGCACGCCTGGTCGCTGTCGGCAACCGCTGCCGGCTGGCTGGGCGGCGTCTACTTTCTCGGTTACATCCTCGCCGTGCCGCTGCTCGTGAGCCTCACCGACCGGGTGGACGCGCGGCGCATCCATCTCGCCTGCGCCGCCCTCAACGGGCTCGCGCTGACGGGCTTCGCGCTCCTCGCTGACGGCTTCGTCGCCGCGCTCGGCTGGTGGTGGCTCGCCGGTCTGTCCCTGGCCGGAACCTACATGCCCGGACTCAAGGCACTGACCGACCGCCTGCCGGCGGCCGCCCAGTCGCGTGGCACGGCGTTCTACACGGCTACCTTCGGCGTCGGTGTTGGCCTTTCGTATCTCTGGATCGAACTGGCGCAGCGCCACCTTGCCTGGCCCGTGCTGTTTGCCCTGGCCGCCGTCTGTGCTGCCCTGTCGGTCCTGCTCATCTGGTTGGCCGTGGCGCCCGCTGCCAGCGTGCCGTCGCTGCGCAGTCACGCCACCCACTGGCGCCTGGTGCTCGGCGACCGGCGCATCCTCGCCTTCTGCGGCGCCTATTTCGGTCACAACTGGGAACTGTTCGGCTTTCGCGCCTGGCTCGTTGCCTACCTCGTCTGGAGTCACGGCAGGTCGCCCGATGCCTGGACTTCGATGCCGGGAGTGGTGGCCGCACTGGCGACCTTTCTCGCGGTTCCAGCGAGCATCCTCGGCAACGAGGGCGCGCATCGCTGGGGACGCGGTCGCTGGCTGCGGGCCGTGATGCCCGTGTCCTGCATGCTGGCGCTCGTCGTCGCTGGCCTCAGCGACCGCCCGGGGCATGTCCTGGTGCCCCTGCTGCTCGTCTACGCAGCGAGCATGAACCTCGATTCGGCAGCGTTGACGGCCGGACTGGTCAGTGAAACCGCAGGCGACCGACGTGGTACGGCTCTTGCGCTCTACTCGGCGATCGGTTTTGCCGGCGGCTGCATCGGTCCCCTGGCCTTCGGCATCGCGCTCGACACTTTCGGTCGCGTCGACCCTGCCGGCTGGGCAGCCGGCTTCGTCAGCCTGGCCTTCGGTGTCGGCCTTGGCCGCTGGGCCATCGGCAGGAACAGCGAGGCCACGTTCAGCGCGAAGCGCTAGCGCCGAAGCAGTCGGCTTTCTTGCCTTCACTGACGAAGTCCTGCAGTATTGGCTGATGAGCCAGGGGACAGCGCATGCCATCGACCGCCGTCAGCGCAGGATGCTGCTGCTCTGGCTCGGCGTTCTGCTGCTGGGGGTGCTGCTGCTGCTCGGTTATCAACTCTGGCTGAGCCATCACGAGCAGCTGCGCGAGGCCGAGACGAAAACGCGAAATTATGCCGCAATCTTCGCGACCCGCCTGGACGCCACCCTCCGTCGGACCGATGCGGTACTCCAGGGAATCGAGCGGCTTCTGCCGTCTGCGGTGTTGAACCGGCAGGCCGCCGAGCGACACGCGCGGCAAGTCGGGGATGAACTCGACCTGCGGCTGCTGAATTTCGATGAGATCGTCGGTCTGCGGGTCTTCGATGCCGGCGGACGACTGCTCTACAGCTCCGGCCGCGCGACGACGCCGCGCATCGAGGTGAGTGACCGCGACTACTTCATCACCCTCCGCGACGACCCGCTGGTCGGGCTCTTCTTCTCCGAAGTCATCGAATCGCGGGCAACTGGCCGGCCAAGCCTGATCGCCGCACGTGCGCTGCGCGACGAGCAGGGCACCTTTCTCGGACTGGCCAGCGCGGTGCTCGACCTAGCCCGCTATCAGGAGATCTTTCGTGCCGTCGATCTCGGCCAGCGTGGGTCGATTTCCTTCCGGCGCAGCGACGATCAGCGACTGGTGGTCCGCTGGCCGCACATCCCGGACGAGGTCAACCGGACGCTCTCGTCGGAGCATCCCGTCCGCCAGCAGATGAGCCGCGGCGCGAGGAGCGGCACCCTGCAGTTCGCCGCCCAGACCGACGGCGTCCAGCGCGTCTACAGCTACCACCAGCTCGAGCACTACCCGTTCTATTTCATCATCGGCGCCAGCCGGGACGAGCTCTTCGCCGGCTGGCGCGCGCGCGCACTGGTCGTCGGCATGTCCGCCCTGCTGCTGCTCACGCTGTTCGCCATCCTGCTGCTTCGCCTCTGGCGCAGCGAGGCGCGCGCGGCCGCCGTCCTTGCCGACCTGATCTGCAGCGAGCGACTGCAGCGCGCCAAGGGCGAGCGGCTGGCGGTATTCGAGCGGCTGGCTGACAACGCCAGCCAGGGAA from the Accumulibacter sp. genome contains:
- the tatC gene encoding twin-arginine translocase subunit TatC — translated: MNLPEDSFLSHLVELRDRLIRSLLAIGIVFLCLAPWAQDIYALLAHPLLAKLPQGGQMIATDVIGVFLVPMKVALMVAFLIALPYVLYQIWAFVAPGLYAHEKRLALPLVGASIVLFFVGMAFAYFLVFPTVFGFMASVQPEGVAWMTDIEKYLAFVLTTFIAFGVTFQVPVAVLVLVQAGIVDVEKLREWRPYVIVGAFVIGAIFTPPDVISQLMMAVPLCLLFELGLLLARFLHRRPAPTASDDGSAATAVRHESGEWKPASSTEMDAVSGDTDRQQAERKPNA
- a CDS encoding DUF3124 domain-containing protein — protein: MIFSRICRLPSRRLTHPGGHLALALAIVASNAPVLAEGIEPPTRGQTVYVPIYSEVRHGNVAATGRTDITLLSVLVSVRNTDPLNSIRVVSANYYNTDGVLLRNSLPAPRVIPPFGTFELFVEQRENLGGSGANYAIKWDATVPVSQPTIEALHSRFQAGYSVAFISRGRAISEP
- a CDS encoding flavin prenyltransferase UbiX; translation: MPETICLALTGASGMPYGFRLLECLLAANCRVQLLYSQVAQIVARQELGIELPARTSEARSLLQERLYGLPGQLEVFGREEWFAPVASGSNPPDAMVVCPCSMGTLAAIAQGLANKLIERAADVVLKEGRKLILVPRETPLSTIHLENMLRLARAGAVILPPCPGWYHQPRQVADLVDFVVARILDQLQVSHSLLPRWGDPGPER
- a CDS encoding MFS transporter — protein: MSGVRSSTLLVLVFCTAEILSMAGFALVPSLLPRLSHAWSLSATAAGWLGGVYFLGYILAVPLLVSLTDRVDARRIHLACAALNGLALTGFALLADGFVAALGWWWLAGLSLAGTYMPGLKALTDRLPAAAQSRGTAFYTATFGVGVGLSYLWIELAQRHLAWPVLFALAAVCAALSVLLIWLAVAPAASVPSLRSHATHWRLVLGDRRILAFCGAYFGHNWELFGFRAWLVAYLVWSHGRSPDAWTSMPGVVAALATFLAVPASILGNEGAHRWGRGRWLRAVMPVSCMLALVVAGLSDRPGHVLVPLLLVYAASMNLDSAALTAGLVSETAGDRRGTALALYSAIGFAGGCIGPLAFGIALDTFGRVDPAGWAAGFVSLAFGVGLGRWAIGRNSEATFSAKR
- a CDS encoding Gx transporter family protein; the protein is MSGGTRTIRLAATPEDQRIAQLAAVAIGLSLVDAAIPLPLPGVKPGLANIVTLIVLARHGWAAAAWVSGLRVLAGSLLLGQFLSPGFFMSVSGAACSLFVLALVHRLPRRSFGPVSWSIMASFAHISGQLLLARLWLVPHDGLFYLVPVFACAALAFGVINGLIAARLLSEPAIPQNGAPSA
- a CDS encoding trypsin-like peptidase domain-containing protein; amino-acid sequence: MRRLWLIFAQTVTVGLAVLFVVSTLKPDWLGRWAPVGTSVVALREAAAPAAPARYASYREAADKALPSVVHIFTSQKVSARRNPLLNDPVFRHFFGDGGDGEAPKTAGLGSGVIVSSSGYVLTNFHVVEGADQIEIALSDGRNLDARLVGSDPESDLAVLQIIELNGKDLALPAITLGRMDDIAVGDVALAIGNPFGVGQTVTMGIISALGRSHLGINTFENFIQTDAAINPGNSGGALVDSQGNLIGINTAIYSRSGGSLGIGFAIPISLARNVMEQIIATGSVTRGWIGVEAQEITVDLAESFGLPDTSGALIAGVLRGSPADVGGIKPGDILLTVDGRPVKDPQGMLDLIASQKPGETVAFRLRRQNGVVDASIRIGKRTPQRRERE
- a CDS encoding fumarylacetoacetate hydrolase family protein, which gives rise to MTYVFSPPPRVTLPVTGNNALFPVRRVYCVGRNYADHAVEMGADSREPPFFFSKPPDALVAGGGDVPYPPLTGNLQHEVELVVALAAGGAQIPVSRALDCVFGYAVGLDLTRRDVQQRAKDKGHPWDMAKGFDHSAPIGAIAPLTACGHPAQGAIQLRVNGRMRQNGDLGQMSWKVAEVIANLSTHVRLEAGDLIFTGTPAGVSTVSRGDLLEAVVAGVGELTVRLV
- a CDS encoding class II glutamine amidotransferase; translated protein: MCQLLAMNCNVPTDICFSFAGFQARGGATDVHADGWGIAFFEGRGMRFFLDPQPSAVSPVAELVRSYPIHSKNVIAHIRKATQGIVALENTHPFMRELWGRYWIFAHNGNLPDFAPTLDGSYTPVGQTDSERAFCWLLQQLRRRFGRSAPGQAELFDELHHLTLDLGARGACNYLLSNGDCLFAHCSTQLSFIVRQAPFAVAHLRDQDLSIDFSAVTTPDDRVAVIATVPLTDNESWTTMPSGSLWLFAEGAPVGHRQTIAGAESRPPT
- a CDS encoding Nif3-like dinuclear metal center hexameric protein, which produces MKREELTRYLEDLLEPGRFRDYCPNGLQVEGRPEVSRLVAGVSATQRLLDTAVEHAADTILVHHGWFWRGEDGRVTGIRKTRLQTLLCHDINLYAFHLPLDSHPELGNNVQLARLLDWTPDGRFGEQDLGWIGHLTAPLPARELAERVALTLQRPPLLLGDGERLVRRVAWCSGGAQGMFEQAIARGVDLYLTGEASESSTHLARESGVAYLAAGHHASERYGIMALAAHLAECFNLDCRFVDVDNPV